The Triticum aestivum cultivar Chinese Spring chromosome 3A, IWGSC CS RefSeq v2.1, whole genome shotgun sequence genome includes a region encoding these proteins:
- the LOC123057706 gene encoding putative glycine-rich cell wall structural protein 1: MSWTKLISLSLVVLFSVGLASAGRVSRYSSSQGTGTGGGEGGGAVNGGGGGSGNGQGAAQSGSGGTHASAGGGGSGGGWSGYNGTGYGAGSGSGSSSGQMSQGSSNYGGDGGSTSAGGSGGGGGGGEAADDDDDCPADSAGFGTGGGTGSGSSEANNDGDASYTNANASGNGGGEGGGKNGGTGGGTGGGSGYGDANP; encoded by the coding sequence ATGTCTTGGACTAAGCTTATATCGCTTAGCCTGGTTGTCCTGTTTAGCGTTGGATTAGCCAGCGCTGGTAGGGTATCTAGATACTCTAGTTCCCAGGGAACAGGCACTGGAGGCGGAGAGGGTGGAGGAGCGgtgaacggcggcggcggaggaagcggGAATGGCCAGGGAGCTGCTCAGAGTGGAAGCGGAGGAACCCATGCAAGTGCTGGAGGCGGCGGAAGCGGGGGTGGTTGGTCAGGGTATAATGGTACTGGGTATGGCGCTGGGTCCGGCAGCGGCTCAAGCTCTGGCCAGATGAGCCAAGGATCATCAAATTATGGTGGTGATGGTGGGAGTACAAGCGCAGGTggttccggtggcggcggcggtggtggagaggccgccgacgacgacgacgactgccCGGCTGACTCCGCTGGCTTTGGGACAGGTGGCGGCACCGGATCTGGATCCAGCGAGGCGAATAATGACGGTGATGCCTCCTATACAAATGCAAATGCTTCCGGTAATGGTGGCGGCGAGGGCGGTGGTAAAAATGGTGGAACCGGCGGTGGCACAGGCGGTGGAAGCGGTTACGGTGACGCAAACCCATGA
- the LOC123057707 gene encoding E3 ubiquitin-protein ligase ATL6-like produces MGVRAHLLVVLCILVAGTSTAQLLPPRGPAPQMKPPPFGRAMTMIITVVAVAIGVLFLLLFFCAYVTQCRLVEDHGAPQEGSVAPGGVSRRGKRGLDPAVVATFPIVPYREIKEHKIGSGALECAVCLTEFEDADDLRLLPHCSHAFHPDCIDPWLQTRTTCPLCRANLEKPPPPAAAPAPSSPPHAVVAMPVQQGEQKEDSDKDDRKEEAAELEKLRRERRAARLLRSHSTGHSAEQCDCEDHERFTLRLPQHVREEVLSRCCARPSVESLSGGGCGVGERGGSFRDAGGASSGERRWQTLLARTMPWARAGSTRKVRDDVAASTTAARP; encoded by the coding sequence ATGGGGGTGCGCGCGCATCTCCTCGTCGTCCTTTGCATCCTCGTCGCCGGCACAAGCACGGCTCAGCTTTTGCCGCCGCGCGGCCCGGCACCGCAGATGAAGCCACCGCCGTTCGGGCGCGCCATGACGATGATCATCACGGTGGTCGCCGTGGCCATCGGCGTTCTCTTCCTCCTGCTCTTCTTTTGCGCGTACGTCACCCAGTGCCGCCTCGTCGAGGACCACGGCGCGCCGCAGGAGGGTAGCGTCGCGCCGGGCGGGGTGTCCAGGCGGGGAAAGCGCGGGCTGGACCCGGCGGTGGTGGCGACGTTCCCGATCGTGCCGTACAGGGAGATCAAGGAGCACAAGATCGGCAGTGGCGCGCTGGAGTGCGCCGTGTGCCTGACGGAGTTCGAGGACGCCGACGACCTCCGGCTGCTGCCGCACTGCTCGCACGCGTTCCACCCGGATTGCATCGACCCGTGGCTCCAGACGCGGACCACGTGCCCGCTGTGCCGCGCCAACCTCGAGAAGCCACCGCCACCGGCTGCCGCCCCAGCGCCCTCCTCGCCGCCGCATGCCGTCGTGGCGATGCCGGTGCAGCAGGGTGAGCAGAAGGAGGACAGTGACAAGGACGACCGGAAGGAGGAGGCCGCAGAGCTGGAGAAGCTGCGCAGGGAGCGCCGGGCGGCGAGGCTGCTGAGGTCGCACTCGACGGGGCACTCGGCGGAGCAGTGCGACTGCGAGGACCACGAGAGGTTCACGCTGCGGCTGCCGCAGCACGTGAGGGAGGAGGTGCTCAGCAGGTGCTGCGCGAGGCCGTCTGTGGAGAGCCTGAGCGGAGGAGGGTGCGGTGTGGGAGAAAGAGGAGGCAGCTTCCGCGACGCCGGAGGAGCCAgcagcggcgagcggcggtggCAGACGCTCCTGGCCAGGACGATGCCATGGGCCCGAGCCGGGTCGACGCGGAAGGTGCGGGATGACGTCGCGGCCTCCACGACGGCCGCGCGGCCATGA